Proteins from one Triticum aestivum cultivar Chinese Spring chromosome 7A, IWGSC CS RefSeq v2.1, whole genome shotgun sequence genomic window:
- the LOC123150961 gene encoding probable E3 ubiquitin-protein ligase XBOS35: MGLLGMMGDSFGCSATGERLVSAARDGDIQEARALLELNPRLARYSTFGIRNTPLHYSAAKGHHEIVSLLIESGVDINLRNCRGQTALMQACLYGHWKVVQILVLFKANIHKKDCFSGATAIHFAALKGHTRCIRLIAADYVPSLPDFWSIMRGTATDETNKEAFDAANLQKLVNAKSDGGVTPLHLAALHGHAESLQLLLDLGASVSEVTVNDGSTIDLIGSGSTALHYAACGGSAVCCQLLIAAGAHMGAENANRLSPLMVARSWHKTGAEGVLSKQPEGRLLILPSPYLSLPLMSIVKIARECGWRKTSASSSSCHDPCVICLEMECTVAAEGCGHEFCTKCALYLCSTTSSSTCTRGVPGSISCPLCRHTIVSFVKLTGTTFLKELPWTSSSLALCAAGASTGSLRRPADIRRVRSSSVHLGCSSFRSTGSGRLSSIKLNCGRLDETLPCLVSCIRPDVRRSSSYRERVGSRYTEFS; encoded by the exons ATGGGACTCCTAGGTATGATGGGTGACTCATTCGGCTGCTCAGCTACCGGTGAGCGGCTTGTCTCTGCCGCGAGGGATGGAGACATCCAGGAGGCTAGGGCCCTATTGGAGCTTAACCCCCGGCTTGCACGATACTCGACATTCGGTATCCGGAACACACCCCTCCATTACTCGGCGGCAAAGGGCCACCACGAG ATTGTTTCCCTGCTAATAGAATCTGGCGTTGATATCAACCTTAGGAACTGCAGAGGACAG ACTGCTCTGATGCAAGCTTGTCTATATGGTCATTGGAAAGTTGTACAGATCCTAGTTCTTTTTAAAGCTAAT ATTCACAAAAAAGATTGTTTTAGTGGTGCAACAGCAATTCATTTTGCCGCCCTGAAAGGTCATACCCGGTGCATCCGGCTTATTGCGGCTGATTACGTGCCTAGTTTGCCGGATTTTTGGAGCATCATGCGCGGAACAGCCACGGATGAAACAAATAAGGAAGCTTTTGATGCAGC AAATCTCCAGAAACTAGTTAATGCAAAGTCAGATGGAGGTGTCACCCCTCTTCACTTGGCAGCTCTTCACGGGCATGCTGAGAGCTTGCAATTGCTGTTAGACCTTGGAGCCTCTGTCTCTGAGGTCACAGTCAACGATGGTTCAACTATTGATCTCATAG GTTCAGGAAGCACGGCCCTTCACTATGCAGCTTGCGGAGGAAGTGCTGTATGCTGCCAA CTTCTCATTGCAGCAGGAGCACACATGGGAGCTGAAAATGCTAACAG GTTGAGTCCTTTGATGGTGGCTCGTTCATGGCACAAAACCGGTGCTGAAGGCGTCCTAAGCAAACAGCCAGAAGGGAGACTACTAATTCTTCCATCACCATATCTATCTCTTCCACTGATGAGCATTGTCAAAATCGCTCG GGAATGCGGATGGAGAAAAACCTCGGCATCATCTAGTAGTTGCCATGATCCATGTGTGATATGTTTGGAGATGGAATGCACGGTCGCTGCAGAAG GTTGTGGCCATGAGTTCTGCACCAAATGTGCGCTCTATCTGTGCTCCACCACCAGCAGCTCGACGTGTACCCGCGGGGTGCCCGGTTCCATATCTTGCCCTCTGTGCAGGCACACAATAGTCTCCTTCGTGAAGCTCACAGGCACTACGTTCCTGAAGGAGCTTCCGTGGACTAGCTCATCGTTGGCTCTATGTGCCGCAGGCGCAAGCACTGGCTCGTTGCGTCGCCCAGCGGACATCCGTCGCGTACGCTCCTCCTCGGTTCACCTGGGGTGCTCCTCTTTTAGATCCACCGGCTCCGGTAGATTGTCGTCGATCAAGTTGAATTGCGGCAGGCTTGATGAGACGCTGCCCTGCCTCGTCAGCTGTATCAGGCCGGATGTGCGGCGATCATCTTCGTACAGGGAAAGAGTCGGTAGTAGATATACAGAGTTTTCATAA